One window from the genome of Longimicrobiales bacterium encodes:
- a CDS encoding alpha/beta hydrolase encodes MRVEVNGARLFFEVGGKHLDYEASHATERPTLIVLHGAPGFSDHTAFRPDFALLEDFFRVVYLDMRGCGRSDDDPNGQYSLEGWADDLVGFCDALEIDKPVVLGNSAGGMVAAVYGIRHPDHPGKLILSSTQARLDPQRCAVVFDRLGGEVAREAALDSLERIGDLSTFAAYGEHCMPLYNPTPQGPAFQTAVFRKEVAVAFHTLGGVWHAMDHLADLRHVTCPTLVTAGAHDPVTPIEDSEDIVAHLDPSIVRFERFENAGHGVWHDDPDRAFALLRDFIAADTSR; translated from the coding sequence ATGAGGGTTGAAGTAAACGGTGCACGGCTGTTCTTCGAGGTCGGCGGTAAGCATCTCGACTACGAAGCGAGTCACGCAACAGAGCGGCCGACGCTGATCGTGTTGCATGGGGCGCCGGGTTTCTCTGACCACACCGCATTCCGGCCTGACTTCGCGTTGTTGGAGGATTTTTTCCGGGTCGTCTACCTGGATATGCGGGGATGCGGGCGAAGCGACGACGACCCGAACGGGCAGTACAGCCTCGAGGGCTGGGCCGACGATCTCGTTGGGTTCTGCGATGCACTCGAGATCGACAAGCCCGTCGTTCTCGGGAATTCAGCCGGCGGGATGGTGGCGGCGGTTTATGGCATCAGGCATCCAGATCACCCAGGCAAACTCATCTTATCGAGCACGCAGGCACGACTAGACCCGCAGCGGTGCGCCGTGGTCTTCGATCGGCTTGGCGGAGAGGTCGCACGTGAGGCGGCACTCGACAGCCTCGAGCGGATCGGCGACCTATCGACTTTCGCTGCCTATGGCGAGCATTGCATGCCGCTGTACAACCCCACTCCGCAGGGTCCCGCGTTTCAAACTGCGGTCTTTCGCAAAGAAGTGGCTGTTGCGTTTCACACGCTCGGTGGGGTCTGGCACGCAATGGACCATCTCGCCGATCTCCGCCATGTGACCTGCCCCACGTTGGTGACGGCGGGTGCGCACGACCCGGTCACCCCGATCGAGGACAGCGAAGATATCGTTGCCCATCTTGACCCCTCTATTGTACGGTTCGAACGCTTCGAGAACGCCGGTCATGGGGTATGGCATGACGACCCGGATCGCGCGTTCGCGCTCCTGCGCGACTTCATCGCGGCCGACACGTCTCGGTGA